A single region of the Selenomonas sp. oral taxon 920 genome encodes:
- the pflB gene encoding formate C-acetyltransferase, translating to MLQSKSWDGFEGGVWQEEVNVRDFIQRNYTPYDGDESFLAPPTDATNRLWARVQELQKEERAKGGVLEMETEVVSGLTAYGPGYIDPAMKDLEKVVGLQTDKPLKQAFMPYGGIRMAEEALENYGYKVSPKLHEIFTKYHKTHNAAVFDAYTDEIRAARRSHIITGLPDTYGRGRIVGDYRRVALYGIDHLIAFKQGDLLNYGDGIMSNDVIQQREEVAEQIRALKGMKEMAQIYGFDISAPAKNAREAVQWLYFGYLAAIKTQNGAAMSVGRISTFLDIYIQRDLARGILSEEEAQELIDHIVLKFRMVKFARITSYNELFSGDPIWATLEMAGIGMDGRHMVTKNDFRFLHTLENMGPSPEPNLTVLYSSKLPGKFKDYAARISIRTSSIQYENDDVMKPEWGDDYSICCCVSATQTGKEMQFFGARANLAKCLLYAINGGMDEKSGAQVGPAYRPIRTEYLEYDNVITKYERMMDWLAHVYVNALNIIQYMHDKYYYEAAEMALIDTDVRRTFATGIAGFSHVVDSLCAIKYAKVKPIYNDRIVVDYEVEGDFPRYGNDDDRADEIAKWVLKTFLSKIKARHTYRHSEPTTSILTITSNVVYGKYTGAMPDGRKAWTPLAPGANPSYGAECCGLLASLNSVAKLPYHWALDGISNTQSMTPASLGHNEDERVQNLVSAMDGYFDQGAHHLNVNVFGRETLEHIMEHPEDPAYANFTIRVSGYAVKFISLTREQQEDVIARTFHEHM from the coding sequence ATGCTGCAGAGCAAGAGCTGGGACGGTTTTGAAGGGGGCGTCTGGCAGGAGGAGGTCAATGTCCGCGACTTCATTCAGCGCAACTATACGCCGTACGACGGCGACGAGTCCTTCCTTGCGCCGCCGACGGACGCGACGAACCGTCTGTGGGCACGCGTGCAGGAACTTCAGAAGGAGGAGCGCGCAAAGGGCGGCGTGCTCGAGATGGAGACGGAGGTTGTCTCAGGGCTGACGGCATACGGTCCCGGCTACATCGACCCCGCGATGAAGGATCTTGAGAAAGTCGTCGGGCTTCAGACGGACAAGCCGCTGAAGCAGGCGTTCATGCCATACGGCGGTATTCGCATGGCGGAGGAGGCGCTCGAGAACTACGGCTACAAGGTCAGCCCGAAGCTCCACGAGATCTTTACGAAGTACCACAAGACGCACAATGCGGCGGTGTTCGATGCGTACACGGACGAGATCCGCGCAGCACGCCGCAGCCACATCATCACGGGGCTGCCCGACACATACGGGCGCGGGCGCATCGTGGGCGATTACCGCCGTGTCGCACTCTACGGCATCGATCATCTCATTGCGTTCAAGCAGGGCGACCTGCTGAACTACGGCGACGGCATCATGAGCAACGATGTCATTCAGCAGCGCGAGGAGGTCGCGGAGCAGATTCGTGCGCTGAAGGGCATGAAGGAGATGGCGCAGATCTATGGCTTTGACATCTCCGCACCGGCAAAGAATGCACGCGAGGCGGTGCAGTGGCTGTACTTTGGCTACCTCGCGGCGATTAAGACGCAGAACGGCGCGGCGATGAGTGTCGGGCGCATCTCGACCTTCCTCGACATCTACATCCAGCGTGACCTCGCACGCGGCATCCTCTCCGAGGAGGAGGCGCAGGAGCTGATCGACCATATCGTGCTGAAGTTCCGCATGGTGAAGTTCGCGCGCATCACGTCCTACAACGAGCTGTTCTCGGGTGACCCGATCTGGGCAACGCTTGAAATGGCGGGCATCGGCATGGACGGCCGCCACATGGTCACAAAGAATGACTTCCGTTTCCTCCATACGCTTGAGAACATGGGACCCTCTCCCGAGCCGAACCTCACCGTGCTTTATTCTTCGAAGCTGCCGGGGAAGTTTAAGGACTACGCGGCGCGCATTTCTATCCGTACAAGCTCGATCCAGTACGAGAACGACGATGTAATGAAGCCCGAGTGGGGGGACGACTACTCGATCTGCTGCTGCGTTTCCGCGACGCAGACGGGTAAGGAGATGCAGTTCTTCGGTGCGCGTGCAAACCTCGCGAAGTGTCTCCTCTACGCGATCAACGGCGGCATGGACGAAAAGAGCGGTGCGCAGGTCGGCCCTGCCTACCGTCCGATCCGCACGGAATACCTCGAATACGACAACGTCATTACGAAGTATGAGCGCATGATGGACTGGCTCGCGCACGTCTACGTCAACGCGCTGAACATCATCCAGTATATGCACGATAAATACTACTACGAAGCGGCGGAGATGGCACTCATCGACACGGACGTGCGCCGCACGTTCGCAACGGGCATTGCGGGCTTCTCGCACGTCGTAGACTCGCTGTGCGCGATCAAGTATGCGAAGGTGAAGCCGATCTACAACGACCGCATCGTCGTGGACTACGAGGTCGAGGGCGATTTCCCGCGCTACGGCAACGATGACGACCGTGCGGATGAGATTGCGAAATGGGTGCTCAAAACCTTCCTCTCGAAGATCAAGGCGCGCCACACCTACCGTCACTCGGAGCCGACGACCTCGATTCTCACGATCACGTCGAACGTCGTCTACGGCAAGTACACGGGTGCAATGCCTGATGGGCGCAAGGCGTGGACACCGCTCGCGCCGGGCGCAAATCCGAGCTATGGCGCGGAGTGCTGCGGGCTGCTCGCCTCGCTCAACTCCGTTGCAAAGCTGCCGTACCACTGGGCACTCGACGGCATCTCGAACACGCAGAGCATGACTCCTGCCTCGCTCGGCCACAATGAGGACGAGCGCGTGCAGAATCTCGTAAGTGCGATGGACGGCTATTTCGATCAGGGTGCGCACCATCTGAACGTGAATGTATTCGGGCGCGAGACTCTCGAGCATATCATGGAGCACCCCGAGGATCCCGCCTATGCGAACTTCACCATCCGCGTCTCGGGCTACGCGGTCAAGTTCATCAGCCTGACGCGCGAACAGCAGGAGGATGTGATCGCGCGTACCTTCCATGAGCATATGTAA
- a CDS encoding acetyltransferase has translation MIRQATVQDIPEILRIYEAARAFMRRSGNVTQWSGGYPPEDIIRADITKNILWVMENETGHLYAVFALVPGEDPSYAKIDGAWRDSSPYAAMHRAASDGTEHGVFRAMLDFARTRYNHLRVDTHADNHPMQHGFLTNGFVYCGIVRVWDGTPRRAYEWSM, from the coding sequence ATGATACGACAAGCAACGGTGCAGGACATTCCCGAGATCCTGCGCATCTACGAGGCAGCACGTGCCTTTATGCGGCGCTCGGGCAACGTGACGCAGTGGAGCGGAGGCTATCCGCCGGAGGATATCATACGCGCAGACATCACGAAAAATATACTCTGGGTGATGGAAAACGAGACGGGACATCTCTATGCCGTCTTTGCCCTCGTCCCCGGTGAGGATCCAAGTTATGCCAAGATTGACGGGGCATGGCGCGACTCCTCGCCCTATGCGGCAATGCACCGCGCGGCAAGCGATGGGACGGAGCACGGAGTCTTTCGCGCCATGCTGGACTTCGCGCGCACACGATACAATCATCTGCGCGTCGACACCCACGCGGACAACCACCCCATGCAGCACGGCTTTCTCACGAACGGTTTCGTGTACTGCGGCATCGTCCGCGTCTGGGACGGCACACCGCGCCGCGCCTACGAATGGAGCATGTGA
- the pflA gene encoding pyruvate formate-lyase-activating protein has product MSICKGRISATESFGSVDGPGIRFIVFVQGCRYRCQYCHNPETWEREGGYEATAEEIFRQAWRYRPYWKQKGGITVSGGEPLLQLEFVTELFRLAKAKGVNTVIDTAGEPFTYDEPFFSVFENLLPLTDLFLLDLKQIDDEVHRALTGVSNESALALAQFLSERGKRMWIRHVLVPGWTTGADDLHRLSDFIAGLKTVDRVEVLPYHAMALHKYEELRLPYRLGDTPAPTAEEIACAEKILRVGEYTGYLR; this is encoded by the coding sequence ATGAGCATATGTAAAGGCAGAATCAGCGCGACAGAGAGCTTCGGCTCGGTCGACGGCCCCGGCATCCGCTTCATCGTCTTTGTGCAGGGCTGCCGCTATCGCTGTCAGTACTGCCACAACCCCGAGACATGGGAGCGGGAGGGCGGTTATGAGGCGACGGCGGAGGAAATTTTTCGGCAGGCGTGGCGGTACCGCCCGTACTGGAAGCAGAAGGGCGGCATCACGGTGAGCGGCGGTGAGCCGCTGCTCCAACTCGAATTTGTGACGGAGCTGTTCCGCCTGGCAAAGGCAAAGGGCGTGAACACCGTCATTGACACGGCGGGCGAGCCGTTCACCTATGACGAACCGTTTTTTAGCGTGTTTGAAAATCTCCTGCCGCTTACCGACTTGTTCCTGCTGGATCTGAAGCAGATTGACGATGAAGTGCACAGGGCACTCACGGGTGTATCGAATGAGAGTGCGCTTGCACTGGCTCAGTTCCTTTCGGAGCGCGGCAAACGGATGTGGATTCGCCATGTGCTCGTGCCGGGATGGACGACGGGGGCGGATGATCTTCACCGTCTTTCGGACTTTATCGCAGGGCTAAAGACGGTCGACCGCGTGGAGGTGCTGCCCTATCACGCGATGGCACTCCACAAGTATGAGGAGCTGCGCCTGCCGTATCGGCTCGGGGACACGCCCGCACCGACGGCGGAGGAGATTGCCTGTGCGGAGAAGATCCTGCGCGTGGGGGAGTATACGGGATACTTGAGATAA
- a CDS encoding MBL fold metallo-hydrolase, translated as MIECVTVGDMIPTNSYFYIDDETKHGFLIDAGAEGARLAAHAEAHGWTIERLLLTHCHFDHIGGAEEFSTRTGAPIYAAEDSPRYYSDPNWNLSLWGGGKVTLTDVTTFADREIIALAANPTCTLEVRCTPGHTTDSCIFYSARDGVAFVGDTIFCASVGRTDFPGGDEQTLWDSIAREVFALPHETVLYSGHTEPTTVGAEMARYRR; from the coding sequence ATGATCGAATGCGTGACCGTCGGCGATATGATCCCGACCAATTCCTACTTCTACATTGACGACGAGACAAAACACGGCTTCCTCATCGACGCGGGCGCAGAGGGCGCACGTCTTGCTGCCCATGCCGAGGCGCACGGCTGGACAATCGAGCGGCTGCTGCTCACGCACTGTCATTTCGACCACATCGGCGGCGCGGAGGAGTTCTCCACGCGTACAGGCGCACCCATCTATGCCGCCGAGGACAGCCCGCGCTACTACAGCGACCCAAACTGGAATCTCTCGCTCTGGGGCGGCGGCAAGGTTACGCTCACGGATGTAACGACGTTTGCCGATCGGGAAATCATCGCACTCGCTGCAAATCCCACATGTACGCTCGAGGTGCGCTGCACACCGGGGCATACAACGGACTCCTGCATCTTCTACAGCGCACGGGACGGCGTGGCATTTGTCGGCGACACAATCTTCTGCGCGAGCGTCGGCCGCACGGACTTCCCGGGCGGCGATGAGCAGACGCTCTGGGACAGCATTGCACGCGAGGTCTTTGCCCTGCCGCACGAGACCGTCCTCTACTCTGGGCACACGGAGCCAACCACCGTGGGCGCGGAGATGGCACGTTACCGCCGATGA
- a CDS encoding MFS transporter produces MKQKIRHATALLSTGHAMVDFYANFLPILLPLLILKFDLSLTMCGVLVMVASVTTNMLQPIFGYLMDKRNFSPLLPYIVPLAAVPICMVGFAGHMALLFLLVAVTGAATAAYHPLSSMLVGRTAAEGRGNGMMSYFIAGGNAGMAFVPLVLVAFLEKLSLSALPLLILPAAFMGALFARSGLCSVSSLPEHAATESPKLMHILLARTTITLNLAMGLRCWTHGAFGTFLPLLLVGNGEDTSAAGLFLTIFMVGGMTGGLVGGNLADRFTGRAIIVSFLVLSILPCAYYFTHVSTDVLGGIVLFAAGFSLMAPQPSSIIWAQEALPENAAMASGMMLGMSFGLGSLGVAATAALGDHIGLGAALLVSVIALPLAALLAYITPEPKNR; encoded by the coding sequence ATGAAACAGAAAATACGGCACGCGACGGCACTGCTCTCGACGGGGCACGCGATGGTGGATTTTTATGCGAATTTCCTGCCGATCCTCCTGCCGCTGCTGATCCTGAAATTTGATCTGTCGCTGACCATGTGCGGTGTGCTCGTAATGGTCGCGTCTGTGACGACGAATATGCTGCAGCCGATCTTCGGCTACCTCATGGACAAGCGCAATTTCAGCCCTCTGCTCCCATACATCGTACCGCTTGCTGCTGTTCCGATCTGCATGGTCGGTTTTGCGGGGCATATGGCGCTGCTGTTTCTCCTCGTTGCCGTTACGGGGGCGGCGACGGCGGCGTATCATCCGCTCTCCTCGATGCTCGTGGGGCGGACGGCGGCAGAGGGGCGCGGGAACGGCATGATGAGTTATTTCATTGCGGGCGGCAACGCGGGCATGGCGTTTGTACCGCTTGTGCTTGTTGCATTTTTGGAAAAACTGTCGCTGAGTGCGCTGCCGCTTCTCATCCTGCCCGCTGCTTTCATGGGCGCACTCTTTGCGCGGTCAGGGCTGTGCTCCGTCTCCTCTCTGCCGGAGCATGCGGCGACGGAGTCCCCCAAGCTCATGCATATTCTGCTCGCGCGCACGACGATCACACTGAACCTTGCGATGGGCCTGCGCTGCTGGACACACGGTGCGTTCGGGACATTCCTGCCGCTGCTGCTCGTCGGAAATGGGGAGGATACGAGCGCGGCAGGGCTCTTTCTTACGATCTTTATGGTGGGCGGCATGACGGGCGGACTCGTCGGCGGGAATCTCGCGGACAGGTTCACGGGACGCGCGATCATCGTGAGCTTCCTTGTGCTCAGCATACTGCCCTGCGCGTATTACTTCACACATGTGAGTACGGATGTGCTCGGCGGCATCGTCCTCTTTGCCGCAGGATTTTCCCTGATGGCACCGCAGCCGAGCTCGATCATCTGGGCGCAGGAGGCACTGCCCGAGAACGCGGCGATGGCGTCGGGCATGATGCTCGGCATGTCGTTCGGGCTCGGCAGTCTCGGTGTCGCGGCGACGGCAGCACTCGGCGATCACATCGGGCTTGGTGCCGCACTCCTTGTCTCCGTCATTGCGCTCCCGCTTGCGGCGCTGCTCGCGTATATCACGCCGGAGCCGAAGAATAGGTGA
- a CDS encoding EamA family transporter yields the protein MSAWLIYALLSALCAAFVSIFGKAGLTGLDSSAATAVRAAIMAVFLVGVVIAEGHTADLPQVFADRKALLFVALSGIAGALSWLFYFMALKEGTVTQVAPIDKLSVVFAVAIAVLLFDEKVSFLHGIAIAMIAAGGLLLAIFP from the coding sequence ATGAGTGCATGGCTCATCTATGCGCTGCTCTCGGCGCTGTGTGCGGCGTTCGTATCCATCTTCGGCAAGGCGGGACTCACAGGGCTTGACAGCAGCGCAGCGACGGCGGTGCGCGCTGCGATTATGGCTGTGTTTCTTGTGGGTGTGGTTATCGCAGAAGGGCATACCGCTGACCTGCCGCAGGTGTTTGCCGACAGGAAGGCGCTGCTCTTCGTCGCACTCAGCGGCATCGCAGGTGCGCTCTCGTGGCTCTTCTACTTTATGGCACTCAAGGAGGGGACGGTCACGCAGGTCGCTCCGATCGATAAGCTGAGTGTTGTCTTCGCCGTTGCGATTGCCGTCTTGCTCTTCGACGAAAAAGTCAGTTTTCTGCATGGCATCGCAATCGCCATGATCGCGGCGGGCGGACTCCTGCTTGCGATTTTTCCATAA
- the holA gene encoding DNA polymerase III subunit delta — MNYAEFMALLSKGELPHVFLLAGEESYYTRRAEEAILRRLLPGHEDRADALIRYEEMPPIDALMESLETAPFFTDKIVVLVRDAAIFRAAKKKDEDTDPPTSKDMATDALIDRLTDLLPTTYVIFTLDAKPDKRRKLYQTVEKYGRVLESEPVRPWTVENWLNGRLREMGRSMHPKARTFFLNVVGIMPTISLEFLDRQLEKLTLYTDNPQFTEDDLRAAFSEMPEVSVFALMDAVSARDVRQALDLLARCRADGVHFTVLLALLVRHVRQLWQAKRLLMSGTPPKGLGKIMGLHPFIAEKLGGHAKEFSETTLERAVLSLADADYLLKTGQAGDELLEDALIRLCRK, encoded by the coding sequence ATGAACTACGCAGAGTTCATGGCATTGCTCTCCAAGGGCGAGCTGCCGCACGTCTTTCTGCTCGCAGGTGAGGAAAGCTACTACACGCGGCGCGCGGAGGAGGCGATCCTGCGTCGCCTCCTGCCGGGCCACGAGGATCGCGCCGACGCACTCATCCGCTACGAGGAGATGCCGCCCATCGATGCACTGATGGAGTCGCTCGAAACAGCGCCGTTCTTCACGGACAAGATCGTCGTCCTTGTGCGCGATGCAGCGATCTTTCGCGCAGCGAAAAAAAAGGACGAGGACACAGATCCCCCCACATCAAAGGATATGGCGACGGATGCACTGATTGACCGCCTCACTGATCTCCTCCCGACCACCTATGTCATCTTTACCCTCGACGCGAAGCCTGACAAGCGGCGCAAGCTCTACCAGACCGTCGAAAAATACGGGCGCGTCCTGGAGAGTGAACCTGTACGCCCGTGGACGGTGGAGAACTGGCTCAACGGACGGCTGCGCGAGATGGGGCGCTCCATGCACCCGAAGGCACGCACATTTTTCCTGAATGTGGTCGGCATTATGCCAACGATTTCGCTTGAGTTCCTCGACCGCCAGCTGGAAAAGCTGACGCTCTACACAGACAATCCCCAGTTCACAGAGGACGATCTGCGTGCGGCGTTCTCGGAGATGCCCGAGGTGTCCGTATTCGCGCTGATGGATGCCGTGAGTGCACGCGATGTCAGGCAGGCACTCGACCTCCTCGCACGCTGTCGTGCGGACGGCGTACACTTCACCGTCCTGCTCGCCCTCCTCGTGCGCCACGTCCGACAGCTTTGGCAGGCAAAGCGTCTGCTGATGAGCGGCACGCCGCCGAAGGGGCTCGGCAAGATCATGGGGCTTCACCCCTTCATCGCCGAAAAACTTGGGGGACACGCAAAGGAGTTCTCCGAGACAACACTCGAACGCGCCGTACTCTCCCTCGCCGACGCGGACTATCTGCTGAAAACGGGGCAGGCAGGAGATGAATTGTTGGAGGATGCCTTGATACGGCTGTGCCGAAAATAG